In a genomic window of Myxococcus guangdongensis:
- a CDS encoding peptidylprolyl isomerase: MRLSPTRAPLLSLVLALALGPACNTPPKSAPDDTVVATVNGEVLSRTDFEQELARELASTDVSQRTPEEIEPFKRTLLDTYIHRMLLLQAARKNNLTVTPEEVDRGVLRLSGDYPAGNFNEVLAQGQLSMAELRSREASRLTIEKLFASHVYSRVAVTEEELRAYYAEHEAELNESEQVHAAQIVVKGLDEARRVQAQLKSGKKFADLARRYSLSADAKVGGDLGFFPRGQMPPAFDEVVFKLGVGQVSDVVSTEYGYHLFKVLERKPARKRDFAEARQWMESKLLEHKRTEAQEAFEKDLRDKAQVQVNEATLQAIRGVPAVVPQAAK, from the coding sequence ATGCGCCTTTCTCCCACCCGCGCCCCCCTCTTGTCCCTGGTGCTCGCCCTGGCGCTGGGCCCGGCCTGCAACACCCCGCCCAAGTCCGCGCCGGACGACACGGTGGTGGCCACCGTGAACGGCGAGGTGCTCTCGCGCACGGACTTCGAGCAGGAGCTGGCCCGGGAGCTGGCGTCCACGGACGTGTCCCAGCGCACGCCGGAGGAGATCGAGCCCTTCAAGCGCACGCTGCTGGACACGTACATCCACCGGATGCTGCTCTTGCAGGCGGCCCGGAAGAACAACCTCACCGTCACGCCTGAAGAGGTGGACCGGGGCGTGCTGCGGCTGTCGGGCGACTACCCGGCGGGCAACTTCAACGAGGTGCTCGCCCAGGGCCAGCTGTCCATGGCGGAGCTGCGCTCCCGCGAGGCGAGCCGGCTCACCATCGAGAAGCTCTTCGCCAGCCACGTGTACTCCCGCGTGGCGGTGACGGAGGAGGAGCTGCGCGCGTACTACGCCGAGCACGAGGCGGAGCTGAACGAGAGCGAGCAGGTGCACGCGGCGCAAATCGTGGTGAAGGGCCTGGACGAGGCCCGCCGGGTGCAGGCGCAGCTCAAGTCGGGCAAGAAGTTCGCGGACCTGGCGCGCAGGTACTCGCTGAGCGCGGACGCCAAGGTGGGAGGCGACCTGGGCTTCTTCCCCCGAGGACAGATGCCGCCGGCCTTCGACGAGGTGGTATTCAAGCTGGGTGTCGGGCAGGTTTCGGACGTGGTGTCCACCGAGTACGGCTACCACCTGTTCAAGGTGCTGGAGCGCAAGCCCGCCCGCAAGCGGGACTTCGCCGAGGCCAGGCAGTGGATGGAGTCCAAGCTCCTGGAGCACAAGCGCACCGAGGCCCAGGAAGCCTTCGAGAAGGATTTGCGGGACAAGGCGCAGGTCCAGGTGAACGAGGCCACGCTGCAGGCCATCCGCGGAGTGCCCGCGGTGGTGCCGCAGGCGGCGAAGTGA